aagtgagtccaaattgagttgtttcagtgcatcttcgtaagttgagtagttttgtccaagtataatttttacagctcttttttgtattgtctcaagtctatctgtttgatcttttgtcaatcccggatgccaagcagggcatgcatactcaagagaaggtctaacatagctgcagtatacagactttaaaacctcagttggtgtaccaaatctttttaggttggaaaatgaatgtaaaagcgaggcgccttttttagtcagatagtcaacgtgcgaattccatcttaaatcatcgtccaaaagaatcccaagtattttaacagttttctttgttggcagtatggaattatgagaagagtggttgttaccctttaggaaggaaaatgtcatataagagctcttagtttcactGACCGCCAGTTTTACCTTTCCTAATTAGGGCTTTTAGATCATGATAGATTTTGATCAAGTCAGACTGTTCAGTAGTCGGAGGGCTTAGTCGCagtgataaaacagttaaatcatcagcaaatttaaaacgctcacgtattgttgttaaaatacggttaaaaacaataagaaaagaaagcgggcctaatttagtcccttgtggcgaaccacaaaaaatatttacaaattcagatggctcatgatcaggaagttggacacactgagatctttcaaaaagaaaactagctaGCATTCGTACAACAAATGGACGGGCACCCATAGCCTTTGCTTCTTCCACAACTACATTATGatcaagactatcaaaagccttaactaTGTCTGCAAATAATGCTTCAACATAGGCCCCATTATTCTCTAAGTGCTTAAGGATAGTATCCATTAATGCAACCAAATAATGAACAGTACTATGCCCggatctaaatccaaattgttggggatcaatattatcatttatgtcctcaaataaacaatcaaaaataaaactttcaaattcttttgaGAGAGCTGGAGTTTTCGAAATCGGCCTCATCTCGGTTATATCTTTAGGTGCCTTGCATTTGGGGATTGGCGTTACATATgcctgtttaaaaatacatgggAAAACACCATCAATAAAACACTGGTTAAAAATTGCCGTTAAAGGAGTAGATAAAAGATCAGCACActcaataatcaatttaattggTATCTCACTAGGATAACTAGATTTACGAGAATCAAGTGCCTTTAACTTTTTAGCAACTGAACAAATCTCTAGTATAGggatatttgaaactgaatcaTTCGGTGGTAATGTTCTTAGTTGCggatgaattttacaaacagaTGCAAAAAAGTTATTAATTTCACTAGGTAACATGGGTTTACCATTGACATCTCTCACTTCAACTCTGGTTACTTTTTTCCCGACAATGTTCTGAATTAAGTCATGGAACTTCCTTGGgttggatttatatattttgcttattattttagacCCATACTGCTTACGAGAACATCTTATTTTACatacaattaaatttcttactcttttgaaatcttttacgGATCCAGTTAAATGCAATTCGTTCCTCACTT
This genomic interval from Artemia franciscana unplaced genomic scaffold, ASM3288406v1 Scaffold_1123, whole genome shotgun sequence contains the following:
- the LOC136042336 gene encoding uncharacterized protein LOC136042336 translates to LSDHLCVSWTPNRFIPNRQINSVVYRPFSPELVNLYKNWLTHRDWRGILSLSDGDKMASLFCKELFEKYCEIFPQKKIYVKSNDKPWITQEIRNLIKVRNELHLTGSVKDFKRVRNLIVCKIRCSRKQYGSKIISKIYKSNPRKFHDLIQNIVGKKVTRVEVRDVNGKPMLPSEINNFFASVCKIHPQLRTLPPNDSVSNIPILEICSVAKKLKALDSRKSSYPSEIPIKLIIECADLLSTPLTAIFNQCFIDGVFPCIFKQAYVTPIPKCKAPKDITEMRPISKTPALSKEFESFIFDCLFEDINDNIDPQQFGFRSGHSTVHYLVALMDTILKHLENNGAYVEALFADIVKAFDSLDHNVVVEEAKAMGARPFVVRMLASFLFERSQCVQLPDHEPSEFLIVVYYPTLRAPQLEDQLLDFDK